From Deltaproteobacteria bacterium, a single genomic window includes:
- a CDS encoding SDR family oxidoreductase produces the protein MGERLKGKVAIVTGAGRGIGRGIALLMAQEGAAVVVNDLGGEPDGSGASPAAAEAVASEIRAAGGQAVANCDSVADFAAAERIVKTALTSFGRLDILVNNAGILRDRMIFNMSEAEWEAVIAVHLKGTFNCTRHAARVLREQKSAGRIISMSSTSGLYGNSGQANYGAAKDGIAGFTRVVARDLGKYGITANAVAPAAATRLVATIPQQARAIRQQRGMASIGGESLTSLPRPQRDPDDVAPFVTYLASDAAANINGQTFLVMGGLIALLNYPAPARTITAAARWTAEELAALFPSTLGMDLLNPAPAGNE, from the coding sequence ATGGGCGAACGCCTGAAAGGCAAAGTAGCGATCGTTACCGGTGCCGGGCGCGGCATCGGCCGGGGCATTGCCCTGCTGATGGCGCAAGAAGGCGCTGCCGTGGTGGTCAATGATCTCGGGGGCGAGCCCGACGGCTCGGGGGCCTCGCCGGCGGCGGCCGAGGCGGTCGCCAGTGAAATCCGTGCTGCCGGCGGCCAGGCGGTCGCCAACTGCGACAGCGTCGCCGACTTCGCCGCGGCGGAACGTATTGTGAAGACCGCGCTCACGTCGTTTGGCCGGCTCGACATCCTGGTCAACAACGCCGGCATCCTGCGCGACCGCATGATCTTCAACATGAGCGAGGCGGAGTGGGAGGCGGTGATCGCCGTCCACCTCAAGGGCACCTTCAATTGCACCCGGCATGCGGCGCGCGTGCTGCGCGAGCAGAAGAGCGCCGGCCGCATCATCAGCATGTCGTCGACCTCGGGTCTGTACGGCAACTCCGGGCAAGCCAACTACGGCGCCGCTAAAGACGGCATCGCCGGCTTCACCCGGGTGGTGGCGCGCGACCTGGGCAAGTACGGCATCACGGCGAACGCGGTGGCGCCGGCGGCAGCGACGCGCCTGGTGGCGACCATTCCGCAGCAGGCGCGCGCCATCCGGCAGCAGCGCGGCATGGCCAGCATCGGCGGTGAGTCACTCACTTCATTGCCCCGCCCGCAGCGCGACCCCGACGATGTCGCCCCGTTCGTCACCTACCTCGCCAGCGACGCCGCCGCTAACATCAACGGCCAGACCTTCCTGGTGATGGGCGGCCTAATCGCGTTGCTGAATTACCCGGCGCCTGCGCGCACGATCACCGCCGCCGCTCGCTGGACGGCGGAGGAGCTTGCGGCCCTCTTCCCCTCCACGCTGGGTATGGATCTGCTCAATCCGGCGCCCGCCGGTAACGAGTGA